The nucleotide sequence TGTAAAATTTAAAGTGTAAATTAACAAACGaagaacaagaacaacaaTTACGATTACAACTCAACCCAAATTATGGCGCCTACTGCTTGGCCAATCTACTACACTGAAAAAAGGGATATACAGCATATTAAATATACATACAGAAATACGAATATTTGTGGTAAAGAGAACgaactaaaaaataaatgttgaaAACAAAAGGCCAAAAGCGTTTCATTCAAGGAGCAGTTCAGAAGCACACGCCCCTTAAAACAGGCCAAGCAAACAAAGGacccaaaaaacaaaatggtaaatgtagaaaaacacAGCAAAGTGGTAGCTACAGAAATTAGGGGGGAAATGGGGGGTTATAGGCCATAAGATGGGGTTTTTTTGGGGGACTAGAGACAGGATTTTGCGGCCTCTTCGCCCACAAGTGCGTTAAACAAACTTGCGAAACTTTTCGTTTGACGAATATCCTTTTAATCCTTTTAAATGTGCAGGGAAATTGAGGGAGCACAAACAAAGGACACATAAGGTCAGAAGTCTCAACGAAATTACTAAAGGGAGGGGCCGGCGATGGGTGCAAATGGCCTGCAATAATCAACGAAAGGATAAACTACGGAGTAAATGGCGAGTCAAGGGTATCCTTACGGCCCTAAAGCCCATCCGAAACCGACGAACAAAGCCCAAGACACAATGGCCGagtattttcctttttttcccAGACTTTCTCTTATCCTTTCTCCTACTTTCTCCCAGGACACCACAAAGGTGCAAGCAGGCCAGGTTGCCTCATTACGAAATCAAAGCCCTGTACACATTGGCATCGGAGGGGATGTGTTTGGTGTTCTGGTGACAGATGCGAGCTATCGATTCCGAATTTGTGtgtgacagacagacaggacgtCAGGACATCAGGATACAGGATGGCCGGGGGGAAACGACAACATTGCATGGAAATGAGCAATTAACGCCTGGCCATCGTTAGGCCGGACCAATCTGGCTATCGGCGAATCAACAGATTTTCCGGGCGGCCATCAAAGGGGTTTTCCGACTCTGTCTTGATTAaggtataaatattaaattagcAGGAGTTCAGATACTGTCTTTACTCTTGCCACTGCTGATGCCTCTTCCTTTGCCTTGCTTGGGCCGCTAATGAGGCATGGAGTCAGGCAGGATGTGGTTGGTTAAGAGGCTCGTTCGCTGCTTAATTATACATGGCAGCGCCCAAAAGTCGACTAATTAATATGCGGCAGTCGAGCAGGCCGGTTAATGAGCCAAAACTCGCAGCATGTGTGCCAAGTTGGGTGTTTGTGTTGGCAGCCAGGGGAAATAAAGCCGATGCCGAGCAAATAACTCAATTTTCATAGAGTGCAGAACTCTCTCTGGCTACACCCATAAACACTTTTTTGCAACAAATCCTCAACTATTCCGCAGCAAGCCGCAGCAGCAGAGGCAGCGACAGGCGCAGTAAAACTTTCTGACAGCGACAACATGGCGTACAACTGCCAACTGCAAGTGCACTTGGGTGTGGTAACCCCACCGCCACCGCCTCCTCCAATTTTGAGTCCCTCTGCTCATTGCCACCTGCATGGTCTTTGGGCCAAATTAACGAAAGCGACCAACTTTGTTGCCCTCGCTTTGGGCCAAAAAACAATGGGGTCCTCCTCTTCGGCGGCTGAAACTGTCTCAAGCACATTTCAATTTGCGCTTACCGAAGCGAAACAAAGTTGCCTGCATGCGGACaaatgtcaaaatatttaGTTGTACAGCCAAACTTTCAACTTTCTCCCTCCAGAAATTGAAAAGAAATATTGGTTAACCCGTGGGACCGAAAGCAAATGCCCCGATTCTGCCAGCATGGCCAAAAAGTTTTCGCGCTGCGAATTATTTTCGAATAAAATGgtgggtgtgggtgtgtgtgtgctgcATTGTGCATTGTTTGCCTGCGAATTTTGGTGAGTGTTGCTATGTTTGCTGGGCCACCGCAGCTGTCAGCTGGCGAGATTGAAAGCGGCGAGGTATTTGCGAATGTTTCCATAAAAGCAGCggtttttatttgctttccACAAGGCCCTGGCTAGAAATGGGTTTAATCTGTAATGGGTTTTGAAGTACCTACATTTTCCACAACATGACTTATTCAACGGGGCGTATACGCAACTTCTTTAGATCCCTGAACTTATGACTTCAATTATTTAACTAATGAAATTGCATTACCTTAAGAAGGTATGGTAAGATAAGAAGGtttttcataattttcatatatttcactcctattatttttaaattattgtttttaaattataaattaaggCAATGAGGCTATTATAATATTTCTTCAAAGAAAATGAACTTGAAATAATTTCAACTAAATactaataattaaaaaaataaaaatacttcgCCAAAGTTTCTTATTGCAGCTTATAAAAATAGCAGCCTAAAAGTGTGCTATGTTTTTTTCAATGCTCAACCAGCTGGCAACAGGGCGTATACGTACGAGTTCTTAACCACTTTCGAAGCCTTGAACTTGTGACTTGGAACTATCGTTAACGAATTTACATACTCTAACTAAGTGGTACAACTATTTGAGTCAGTGATTCCGAGCACTCAAcattaaaaagtaaaatacTTCAAATGTAGTGGGATTAATGTCCCGCTTTAAGCCAACACAAATGTAATATATGTATGCCTGCACTTTATAATTCCCCCTTTGTGGTTTCTTTTTGAAGGGTGTCTACCCTTCGTCCTTTAGCCAAAGTCAAAGCCTTTCAGCTTTGTGGAAAAAAAGCTGATATCTCTGGGCGTCAAAAGGGAGCTTTGCACGGGCGACACTTGAGAGTGCCGTGAATGtcgttttaataatttattttgtgcGCACAGCGGGCTGCTCATTAACACAGAAAAACTCataggtgtgtgtgtgtgtgttggtgtTGGCCTACACACACTCACGCACAGGACACGCACTTGGCAGGATCCTCGACGTCGATTCGGTCGACTGACTGCTGCATATCACCTTAATTACAGGCAGCAGTCTGGGCGCAGTCAGACGGCAAATGGCAGAAAAGCTAACAGCGTTTATGGTGGCCCAAATTGCCAGGACCCCGGATCCTTTGCCCCCGAATCTCTGGCATATTGTCGCTGTCGTTACGCTTTAGCGATTCGCCACTGTACCAAACGCACACCCAGAGCAACGGATTCAGTTTGCACTCGACTGCTGATAAGCGTGCGATTCCTGCAGGGCCAAAAGACAGACACATCCTCATGGCCATGAATACATGCACCGTTGAGTTGCGTTTATATCGGGGCTTATGTTAGTCTAAGTGAAATTTAAGGACTCCACTCAACAACGTACCAAATCCCCAGTATAGTTCGGTTTCGGGCCATGTGTGTGCTAGCGTTTCGCATGATGAGTTTGCCTTCCACGGAAGCAGGAAGCCATCAAGGAGCACACACCTGCTCACACCCCGCAGAAGGGTACACAATCATACTCAATGAGTGTCGTCAGCTGGCAGGACACACAGATCAGGAATAAAGGCAGCTTCCACCTGCAACAGGACGTTGCCACTTACACAAACCACAAGCGCCAGAGGGCGGGTCTCGAAATAATAACCACCAGTGACGGGAAGCCCGAAGGTTGGTGTACCTGTATAGAGGCCTTGGTTTTTGGCTATATAATTCGGTACAGTTTGCTGGGATTTTCAGCAGACagtttaaagttatatcttctGCATCTAGGTAATGTAATATGATATCACAGAAATCACAGGGGCTTAAAAGACACTTAAgaagtgtctaaaagtatgcaacaatatattttaaaactggAAATCGGATGGATTTAATATAGAAGCCGAGGGTATTTTTTCCTATCATACTTTTGGGGACATTTCTTAATATATTAATACATTTTCCAGCGGAAATCTGATGATATCTTAATCAATACCTACTTTTACACTTATATTATCTAGTTTTGTACCATCTGGTTTACTATTCCTGGTACCGGCGCCTAGTTTTCCCATCACTGAGAGacacccatattaggctggtTCACAATGAGAGGACTTTCCATAGAACCAGGTCCAGACCGGGCCATTGTGCAACCACTTCATTTCGATTCTAATAACTCCAATTACAAATGGCGGATGGGATAAAACCATTGTGCATATGCCAGGGATCGGGGACTGGGGAAGTGGGGATTCCATGAGTGTGGAAAACGGGTGCGGTTTGGTTTCACTTGCCATACGGCAATATGAGTGGGCGGTAAGTGGGTGGCTCAACTTGTTGCTGGACTTTATGACATGCCAGCCGCTTTATCCAGGCTATTATTTCAGGGATTTTATGTGAAAGGACAACGCACGAATGCGCAGCCAGTGGCCGGGATTTCAATGGTGAAAACGAGTAAGAGAACCCCACAGAACGGAAAGGTTCGGTTCCGCAGCGTGGAAATTGCCGAATCCTGCAATTAGGCTGCAAATGAGTTTTCCAGTTCGCATTGGGAATTTGTCagcaaaacaaattttatttctctACATGGATACTTAAAAGCTAGTTAATTTGCAAGTGAAATGGAGTGGATAGGATCTTCTTCGTCGATGAGATTGGATAGGAAACGTTACCGTGGAACTTCCACTAGAGGACACTTTACTTAAGACGGAAGCGACGCAGAGTGGGTGACAGGTAATCCTGGTTAGAGATGACATTGGCGGGCAGGTACTCCGAGCTGGGAGCAGCgggagcagcaggagcagctggAGCCGAGCTCGAAGAAGCCGGCTGGGCGGGGGAAGAGGCGAAGTTTAGGACTGGAGCACGACCCTCGTTGGAGATGCGGGACACGCCGGGCAGCTGGTTGTACTGGTTCTGGATGGCCAGCTGGGCATTGGCCGCATCCTCGGGAGTCCTGTACTTGACGAAGTGCACCTCGGGCTTGTTGGTGGAGCTGGACTTCAGGGCATTGAGCTGCTTGGCCAGGTTGGACACATCGGATTGCTTGGTCAGCACATAGATGGCGGTCTGCTGATGGGCGGATTGCTTGGCCAGCTGGAGGGCAGCCTGCTCGAAGCCCTGGTTTTCGGGAGCACGGATAAAGACCACGCGGAGGTTCTTCTTCAGGGAGTTGGCGATCTGCTGGTTGCTGGCACCCTCATCGTACTGCTCCTCGGGTGCGGCATAGCTGTAGAACTCCTTTTGGAACTCCTCTACCAAGGGGGCAATCTGAGGAGCCACAGGGGCCTGGATGGGCGACAAGTGGGGGGCTTCAATGGGCTGGGAAAGCACAGCCTCGCCACTCTGGACAGGCTGGAGCAGCTGCTGCTGGGGGAGTTCCCCAATCACCTGACCTGATCCAGGCAAAAAGGACAGACCCTCATCGGCATGGGCCACCGGCTGGTAGTTATAGCCCAGTTTATCAGCACTGCAACTGGCAGCCAACAGACAGAAGACCTATTAGATAGAGAAAACATGATTGATTTCCTGGTAAGCTCCAATCCCTTAAAGACTTACGATAAAAGCGCGCATTTTGATGAATGGAAGCTACTTTCAATTGGAGCTGATAGGAGGAACTAATGCTGGATGTCAAACCCCAACTGGCTTTTATAGTTGACCACAGAGCATCTGCATTCACCCCTCCCACGAAAAAGCCCCTGTGTTTCTTCGACCAACTAAGAGAGAGATCCACTGTTTAGGAACGACCTTGCGTTGATTTGATTTCGATGCTTTTCGATCGTCATTAAAATGCCCCGCCGTTTAAATATGCAAGCGTGTTCCCAGACCCATAGGCCTATCGCCGATCCACGATCGCTTGTCTTCGCTTTTGATTTAAATGCACTCTGCCATGGTTATAAATATGCATGGGGTGTATCAGGGACTGCGATTGCGAATGGATGCCACATTATctaattgatttgtttttgcTGCGACAGGCCATAAAAAATCCCATCTGGATGGATGCTGCTGCGGCAGCCACTGTGTTGAAATGCTCGGAAAGCAAACGGCTACTGGCTTTGGCGATAATATCTGGTGGTCGGCCAGTTGGCTGCCAGTTGGTGCTCCGGGTTTCGGTTTTCAGTTCGCCAGCCGGCTTAAGCCGGTAATTataattttcataattttcCACAAGCTCGCGCTTTTCACTGGGCACGGGGTCGAAAGCGTCAATCTCTTTCGACGGTTCAGTTAATGAAGTTCTTTAACTAATTTAAACTTTTTCGGTATCGTTTGATGGCCAAGCCGAAATAAGAATTTAAATTGTGGAATAGCAGCTGTGTGGGTCGATGGGTCgtcaaaaaattatatcagAAAGAAATTCTTAATTACAATTTTCCTTGGAAAGTATTTTAGCTAGTCTGGAGATGGTTCTCGAGATACAAGATGACAAAGAAATTTTCTATTAAAGTTATAACTGGTTTAAGGAAAGctattattaaaatacaattatttttccTTACCTTTAAGTATTAATCTTGTTATAAGCAGGTCAAAATCTTAAACGATGGGGatgaaattgtatttttttaatcataGCGAAAGCAATCATGGATAATAACTATgatcttttaaaaaaaagttatgaGCCCTTAAATGTACTATATTTTATAAACTTATTTTTTCAAcgtcaaattttttattttctgttgAATTCTAATACGTTTTTTTATAGAGGATATGACttataaatgttttattattattaacttAATTTACATTCATATCgctattattttaataataaaaataacttcAATAAGTGCTTAAAAACACCCTGAAGAGAGTCTGCTGAAGGCAGGGGACTCTCCTTGGCCGTATTTCCTCGGATTAGCCATGCAGATGACTCCAGCATTTGGCCACTCATGCTGGCTATTAGCCGTCCCGGCTGCATAGCAAAACTCTTACCAAAGTTGGTTGGGCCAAGAACAACAAACACAGGAAAAGCAGAGGCAGCAGCGCCAAAACTGCGCCTAATTTCGAAATGGCAGGCCAAACAAGCCAAGAGCCCCGAAAACGAAGAAAAGATTGGGAAACACGCAAACTTGGCAGCTGCTACAGCTGCTGGATGGAATCCGAGACTTGGACCTTGGACACACCTGTCCCGAAATTGCAGCAAGTCATGAGCTGCCTCCGGCCAGGATTCAGGATTAAAGAGCCTGGTTCCGAGATACCGCGAAATAAAAAAGGTAGGTTTTTCGGGGGAATGGAATGTTGGAGCGGCAGCTTTGACGTGACTGGCAAAGTTTTTTTGGCAGGCACCGCTAACGAGCGAAGCGGAGCTCGTCCTCCGCAGGATCCCAGGATCTCATGTTGCTCAAAAATGCTTAAACTAAAACTTGCTCAACAGATTTGCACTGGTGTAGGGGGTGGCCTTTTTACAACTGCACTTCGCCGTGTCATATGGCACTGGGTGTAGTGTAAGTGTGTGTTTGACCTTTGACACTAAAACAATTTGCAAAGCGAAATGATGTCAGCCCCAGTGTCCGTGTCCGTGTCCGTGCCCGTGTCCTGTCTATTCCGCACTCCCCCGCCCTGGCATAGTGGCGTAATTTAGTTGAAACATTCTTAAAGTACCGCCTGTCGTGAAATTCTCAGTTCTGGTGGGTTAGGGCTTGGGGATTCTAAGGGAGGGGGTGACAAACTCCCAGCGCAGctcattaaaaagtttttctGCGACATCCTCGTCGGCGACATTTGCTTAAGAAAACATTCGCTGGGCCTTCCCTGGTGGTTGGAGTCGGTTACCAACACCTTAATGATTATCCACGAGATACTTTGAAGATAATCCACAAAGTGTGTGCGGGGGACCCTGGAGGAATCTCAGAAGTAAAATGTTACGCTCTTAGGCTGAGTAATTAATTATTCATAATAGCAAAGCTATAGCTAACCAGCCACCTTCTTCGCCATAACAACTAAATGTTTTTtgattgaaatttaaattaaatttgtttacaAGAATTCGGCTTTCGTTGCGTTGAGTTATTTATGAGCAGCTCACTCTATATATTACTGTGCAACAGGAATCACAAAAAGTGTCTTtcattaattattaatttcatAACAGCATTAATCGAactaattattttaaaatagccTTGCTATCAACACTggctatttattattattgtgaTTTAATTGCTACTATCGATTGCTTTAGTCAGCAGGGAAAAGCTTTTATTATTGCCATTTAAAATTCCATACTTACGGATAAAATTGACTTATATTAAACAACTTTTGATGTTCCACGACTGTGAAATTAAGCTACTGAAAATATAATtaacaacaattaaaatgaaatgaatcTGCGAGTCCATAAATGAAAAGATTTCACAAACTGGTGAATATATTTATTGATTAAATATAAAGGAACAGCTCAATTGATTTTACCTACTTAATTTAATTAACCTTTAAACAATCTTTGGCTCTAGCCTATAGTTATTAAATGATCTAACGTCGTTTTCCCGGTGGAAGATATTCCCGGAATAGGGCTTGTAGCTTGGCAGTTTCCAATTCACTGGCCTGCTCATGAGTCTCGTAATCTTGACTATTTTTAGGACGGATCTTGAAGATCACTGGAGTCTCAGTTGTTTCAGGTTCAAGCTTAATAACATTGGCTTTTTCTATGGCATGATTGATAGTGTTGCCCGGTAACCTATCGTAATCACTTCTCAAAGCACTCAGAGCTCTGGTAACATCCGCTGGAGTTCTGTATTTCACAAAGTGCACCGAGGGTTTTTCAGTGGACTGCTGTTGAATCAAAGCCTGCTGTTTGGCCAGAGCATCTGCATCCGCCTGCCGGTGTAGCACAAAGATATCCAGTGGATTGTTAACCGCCAGTTGTTTGGCAGTCAGGGAAAATAGATTAGTCTCAGGTGTCTTTATGAACACCACCTGTTGCGGTGGGGAGAGCACCTGGGCCAATTGCCTGGCCGATTGCCATGGCGACTGATCCTGATCCTCCTCTGGAGGAGCGTCATAGGTAAAGTACTCAGTGGCCAATTTTCCTCCACTAATCACTTCATTTTCAGCTGGTAGATAAACATCTCCCAATCCATAACTTGTTCCAAAGAAGCACCCAAGTAACTACAAGAAAATCACTAAGTTAATCTAAGTCTAACCTCCAGTTAAGATAAGCAAACTTACCAACAAGGAGTGCATGGCTCTGAAACTACGCACCGGCACCggattttttgccatttttacCCCTCGACGAGCTGCTCGGTTATAATCCAGTCCCAGCAACAAAACCATCCTTATATACGACACAAACAAATAGATGTTCGAAAGTAAGCTGACTTCTCGGCCGCGTCGTCTCTCGTTatgattatattttattttacttcgtttttttgcatttgatattttttcttCTCTTTAAAAGATTTCTGCAAACGTTTGCTCTGGTTTTGTGCTGCTCCGATTATCCATGTTAATGTCGTTCAATTTTGAAATGCAAATTTTATCAGGGGGTTTGCAAGAGCCCAACAGACCCCAAAACAAAAGGCAAATTCCATACGAATACAGAAGTGTGGTTGTGCGTTTGACCCGTTGTGCCCGGCTTGAACTTGAATTTAATTCGCATAAAATTTACAAATGAGCTCCCAATTTGAATtagttataaaatattttcatccGTGCTCGCCAATGGGGCCCCATGTCCCATTGTTGTCGCCTGTCATAGTCAAAGCCATTTGTTTTGACTACCATATAGCAATATTTAAAACCCTGAGGCTTACACCTCCGCAGCTCCACTTTCACTCGGCCTGGTATTTTTTTACGGCCGACGTTTTATGGCTACCGATTTGTTAATTTACACGTCATTTTgatggttttttattttgcgggTCTCTCTtcagcttttttttttttaagcctATAGGCCTAAAATCTGTGATAAGCAGCTTACCGAAATTAACAACTTCAgctaaagaaaaaaatcacAGGTGGCAATATTCATTGATAGATCTTCGGCTTTATTTGCAGCTATAACTAGTTACCCCTGGGGGAAGTCTTATGGTAATCTAATTTAATGTCTTAATTAAGAAGTTAGAGCCTCAGTCGTTTTCCTGGGTTCGGAGAGGGAAAAACCATGCGACTTCCTGACCTATGACGCTCATTGGCTCGGAAATCAAAACGTCTTGATCTGGCAGAGCGATAGTCCACCTGGGCATTGTTATAACTATCTGAAAGATCTTGTTGAGCTTCAGGAACAGGTGGAAGATCTATATTTCCTATAGCAGAGGCTCCAGCTGAGGCTCCTGCGGCATTGTAGCCCTGGGAAATGGAGGAGTAACTGGGCAAGGGAGGCAGATAGCCCGATTGTGGCTGGTAAGTTGACTGTTGGACAGACTGTGGGTAACCCTCTTGGGAAGCCGGATACTCCCCAGGCTGAGGATCCTCCCCGTACTGTGGCTGCTGCTCGGGGTAATAACCCAAAGATGAGGCCTTCGAAGCCTGTGGAATCGAAGATCCACCGCCATATTGGGCCTGAATATATTGTTGGGCCTGAGCAGCCTCCTCCTCCGTTCTATATTTCACAAAATGAACCTGTGGTTTGTGTTTCCTTTGGGATTTCAGGGCACTTATTTCACTGGCCAGTTCATTGACATCCGTTTGCTTATTCAAGACATAAATGGCCGTTTTATCCTCCGTAGTTTGCTTGGCCAGGGCACTCAAGGCACCCACCACAGCCTTGTTTTCCGGTGCCTTGATAAACACCACCTGTAGGTTCTTCTGGCCAAGAGATGACAGCTTGGATTCCACCAAGTTTGCATCCTCCGTGGAATCATAGGGAGCCTCAAAGGCATAGAAATGCTTGTGGAAATCAGCATTCTCCTGGTAGTGATTTCCCGCTTGACTGGGATATCTTTCCTCAGCCAAACCAGCTTCATTTCCATAGCTATTCACTGGTGATCCATAACTATTCTGTTGGTACTGGTAACCCAGTTCCGCTGAACAGCCAGCCAATATTGTGAATAACTAGGACAGATTTTATTAGCTTTCAACCTGTCTAAATTCCAGACATAAACTCACCAGTATTCCCAGCATGATATAACCACAGCGAAGAGCAAAAAACATTTGTCAGACAATCCCGAGCAGACAAGcgttttataatattttttgccCTCCAAAGTGGTTTGCTAAAGATCGCCAAATTGGGATAACCTCCTAGCTTATAAGGTAAATAGTTCAATGTCGTCTCCAGCAAAAGTGATACAAAATTCGCATGATTCCCCCGAAGAGATTACAAAACTCTTTTAtattaacaatattttattgtgGAGACATCTCGAAATTCGAAAGATTTACAAACTAGGCAACATGGGTGTAGTAGGAATCGTTGATGAGGGTCACATGGGTCAGTCTGGGTTTGGGTAACCTATTGGCGGAACCGGAGGACCGAAGCGGGCAAGTAGGAGCTACCAGGAGCCAAGGGAGCAGCCGCCTGGTGGACAGCCGGCTGCGAGGCGAAGTTCAGGACGGGAGCAACTCCTCCATTCTGGATGGTGGAGGATCCGCCCAGCTGATCGTACTGCGACTGGATGGCCTGCTGGGCATTCACTGCATCCTGGTTGGTCCTGTACTTCACAAAGTGAACCTCgggcttgttgttgttgttgttgcggATGGCATTCAACTTGTTGCTGAGATCCCCGATGTCGGCCTGCTTGTTCAGGACATAGATGGCGGTCTCCTGCTGACCAGCCTGCTTGGCCAGAGCCACGGCAGCGTTCTCCAGGCCAGTGTTCTCGGGTCCCTTGATGAAGATCACGCGGAGAGCTCTGTTCAAGGAGCCGGAAACCTGCTCGGAGCCAGCTGGTTCGTTGAAGTCTCCTTCGTCGGCGGTGTAGGTGAAGAACTCCTTCTGGAGCTCAGCCTGGGGAGCCACGTAGCTGGTGGCCACGGGAGCAGAAGGAGCAGCTTCAGGGGCAGCAGCGGGCACATAGGACTCGGCGGGGGCATCCTGGCTAGCAGCCACCGCAGGAGCGGCGTAACTGGAGCCCGAAGGAGCAAAAGATGTGGCAATGGGAGCCGAGGCTGCAGGCTGGTAGTTGTAGCCACTCCTGGCACTCACGGCAGCAACAAGGCAAAGGGCCTAAAAAGGATTCAAAGAAGGATTCGTTTTAGTTACCCTTATCAAAGATACTTGATCCTGAGTTTATAAAGTAGTGTACTTACAATAAGGACGCGCATCTTGTTGATTTTTGGTGTGTAGGTGGATAACTCCGCTTTGTTAGCTGAATCGAAGGCAAGTATGTTGAACTCCAAGACGCCCACGACTTTTATGCGAAATCACTGCAGTTTGCAACTCTtttcttttagtttttttacCATCATTTGGTTTTTTAATTGGTTGTCTTGATTGTCTTTGATTTTGCACCTCATTTTGAGCATCGCTCCCTCATCAGCCGATCTTCAGTTTGGCCAATTCCCCTTCGCTTTTTGTCACCGACTTTTGGCCCCTGTTATCTATTAGGTTGGCTATAATCCATTgctgtttttcgttttttctGCTTAATCATCGGGTAAGCATAATTTTGTACGATTTTTCTAAACAAACTCCGACGACTTTTCTGCTTATGCTAATCATCCGTATAGTGGGTGCTCTTGAAAAGAGCTGTCGTTGACCACTTTGGCTCTTTGTTATTGGCCATTCATCCGGCCACGCTGT is from Drosophila suzukii chromosome 3, CBGP_Dsuzu_IsoJpt1.0, whole genome shotgun sequence and encodes:
- the TwdlD gene encoding uncharacterized protein TwdlD — translated: MRAFIVFCLLAASCSADKLGYNYQPVAHADEGLSFLPGSGQVIGELPQQQLLQPVQSGEAVLSQPIEAPHLSPIQAPVAPQIAPLVEEFQKEFYSYAAPEEQYDEGASNQQIANSLKKNLRVVFIRAPENQGFEQAALQLAKQSAHQQTAIYVLTKQSDVSNLAKQLNALKSSSTNKPEVHFVKYRTPEDAANAQLAIQNQYNQLPGVSRISNEGRAPVLNFASSPAQPASSSSAPAAPAAPAAPSSEYLPANVISNQDYLSPTLRRFRLK
- the TwdlH gene encoding uncharacterized protein TwdlH; its protein translation is MRVLIALCLVAAVSARSGYNYQPAASAPIATSFAPSGSSYAAPAVAASQDAPAESYVPAAAPEAAPSAPVATSYVAPQAELQKEFFTYTADEGDFNEPAGSEQVSGSLNRALRVIFIKGPENTGLENAAVALAKQAGQQETAIYVLNKQADIGDLSNKLNAIRNNNNNKPEVHFVKYRTNQDAVNAQQAIQSQYDQLGGSSTIQNGGVAPVLNFASQPAVHQAAAPLAPGSSYLPASVLRFRQ
- the TwdlR gene encoding uncharacterized protein TwdlR — protein: MFFALRCGYIMLGILLFTILAGCSAELGYQYQQNSYGSPVNSYGNEAGLAEERYPSQAGNHYQENADFHKHFYAFEAPYDSTEDANLVESKLSSLGQKNLQVVFIKAPENKAVVGALSALAKQTTEDKTAIYVLNKQTDVNELASEISALKSQRKHKPQVHFVKYRTEEEAAQAQQYIQAQYGGGSSIPQASKASSLGYYPEQQPQYGEDPQPGEYPASQEGYPQSVQQSTYQPQSGYLPPLPSYSSISQGYNAAGASAGASAIGNIDLPPVPEAQQDLSDSYNNAQVDYRSARSRRFDFRANERHRSGSRMVFPSPNPGKRLRL
- the TwdlS gene encoding uncharacterized protein TwdlS: MAKNPVPVRSFRAMHSLLLLGCFFGTSYGLGDVYLPAENEVISGGKLATEYFTYDAPPEEDQDQSPWQSARQLAQVLSPPQQVVFIKTPETNLFSLTAKQLAVNNPLDIFVLHRQADADALAKQQALIQQQSTEKPSVHFVKYRTPADVTRALSALRSDYDRLPGNTINHAIEKANVIKLEPETTETPVIFKIRPKNSQDYETHEQASELETAKLQALFREYLPPGKRR